One genomic segment of Primulina tabacum isolate GXHZ01 chromosome 9, ASM2559414v2, whole genome shotgun sequence includes these proteins:
- the LOC142504589 gene encoding putative serine/threonine-protein kinase WNK9 isoform X1, whose amino-acid sequence MNGVTDLDLEDSEFVEVDPTGRYGRYNEILGKGSSKIVYRAFDEYEGIEVAWNQVKLYDFLQRPEDLERLYREIHLLKTLKHNNIMKFYSSWVDTANRNINFVTEMFTSGTLRQYRLKHKRVNTRAIKHWCRQILQGLLYLHSHDPPVIHRDLKCDNIFINGNQGEVKIGDLGLAAILRKSHAARCVGTPEFMAPEVYEEEYNELVDIYSFGMCILEMVTFEYPYSECTHPAQIYKKVISGKKPDALYKVKDLELRRFVEKCLATVSDRLSAWELLNDPFLQIDDFFYDFRMLNYQRDYDEIGSILKQPLLSARHSRTSSLANGYSNYLCYDHENGLDYHSVEYEGNEIDLFTSHEDDHLDNVDIKIKGRRSEDGTIFLKLRIADKEGLVRNIYFPFDIETDTASSVAAEMVSELDITDQDVTKIANMIDAQIILLVPDWKTGAGFEENFHESSSNYCQNCASDGALAGYLSSHKPGKNLQAPQCSKHGCGAIHGRFEEITYQVEWPDKCLTEGAPMCSSQSNGGQNPHTSRLSVNFGHEHEMSEQNNKDESNVRIDKENASDRNESKQELMWLKAKYEIQLRELGDEKIGVMVKHPSLDSHSGECKNDTWDEKSEVRLESFSSMKHAATFSSTISERKHDYESAYSLCSPMHMVTAKSFYLHRASSLPVDATDF is encoded by the exons ATGAATGGTGTTACTGATCTTGATTTAGAAGACTCTGAGTTTGTTGAAGTTGATCCCACTGGAAGATATGGAAGG TATAATGAAATTCTTGGAAAAGGATCTTCAAAAATAGT TTACAGAGCTTTTGATGAGTATGAAGGGATTGAAGTAGCTTGGAACCAGGTGAAGCTCTACGATTTTCTACAGAGACCTGAAGATCTTGAGAGGCTTTATCGTGAAATCCATTTACTCAAGACTTTGAAACACAACAATATTATGAAATTCTACTCATCTTGGGTTGATACTGCCAATAGAAACATCAATTTTGTGACAGAAATGTTCACTTCTGGTACCCTCAGACA GTACAGGCTAAAGCATAAAAGGGTGAATACTAGAGCTATCAAGCACTGGTGTAGGCAGATTTTACAAGGGCTTCTTTATCTCCACAGTCATGATCCTCCTGTGATTCATAGAGATCTGAAATGCGACAACATTTTTATTAATGGGAATCAAGGTGAAGTCAAGATCGGTGATCTTGGATTAGCTGCAATCCTTCGGAAATCACATGCTGCTCGGTGTGTGG GAACACCGGAGTTCATGGCTCCTGAGGTATATGAAGAGGAATATAATGAATTAGTGGATATCTATTCGTTTGGAATGTGCATTTTGGAGATGGTAACCTTTGAGTATCCATATAGTGAATGCACTCATCCTGCTCAAATTTATAAGAAAGTGATCTCT GGGAAGAAACCGGATGCCCTTTACAAAGTTAAGGATCTTGAGTTACGGCGATTTGTTGAAAAGTGTTTAGCCACTGTGTCTGACCGGTTATCCGCGTGGGAACTTCTCAACGACCCTTTTCTCCAAAtcgatgattttttttatgattttaggATGTTGAATTATCAGAGAGATTATGATGAAATAGGTTCGATTTTAAAGCAACCCCTCTTGAGTGCTCGTCATAGCAGAACCAGTTCTCTAGCCAATGGTTACTCAAACTATCTTTGTTATGATCACGAAAATGGCTTGGATTACCACTCGGTTGAGTATGAAGGGAATGAGATAGATTTATTCACAAGTCATGAAGATGATCACTTGGATAATGTGGACATTAAAATCAAGGGGAGAAGGAGTGAAGATGGGACTATATTTTTGAAACTCAGAATTGCAGATAAAGAAG GTCTTGTCCGGAATATATACTTCCCTTTTGACATTGAAACTGATACAGCTTCGAGTGTTGCTGCTGAAATGGTTTCTGAGTTGGATATTACAGATCAAGATGTAACCAAGATTGCAAATATGATCGATGCACAAATAATTTTGTTGGTACCGGATTGGAAAACGGGTGCTGGATTTGAAGAAAATTTTCATGAAAGTAGTAGTAACTACTGTCAAAACTGTGCATCAGACGGTGCTCTAGCTGGCTATTTATCGTCCCACAAACCAGGAAAGAATCTGCAAGCTCCTCAATGTTCCAAGCACGGATGTGGAGCAATACATGGTCGTTTTGAAGAGATTACATACCAAGTTGAATGGCCGGACAAATGTCTTACAGAGGGTGCACCAATGTGTTCAAGCCAGTCGAATGGTGGGCAAAATCCTCACACATCCCGTTTATCTGTTAACTTTGGACATGAACATGAAATGTCAGAGCAAAATAACAAGGATGAATCAAATGTGAGAATCGACAAAGAGAATGCATCTGATAGGAATGAGAGTAAGCAGGAGTTAATGTGGCTTAAGGCCAAGTATGAGATACAGTTGAGGGAGCTTGGAGATGAGAAAATTGGGGTTATGGTCAAGCATCCGAGTTTGGATTCTCACTCAGGAGAATGCAAGAACGATACATGGGATGAGAAAAGTGAAGTTCGGCTTGAATCTTTTTCCTCAATGAAGCATGCTGCAACATTCTCATCAACAATTTCTGAAAGGAAACATGATTATGAGTCTGCCTACAGTTTATGTAGTCCGATGCACATGGTCACAGCTAAGAGTTTCTATCTCCACAGAGCCAGTTCTCTACCAGTTGATGCTACAGATTTCTAA
- the LOC142504589 gene encoding putative serine/threonine-protein kinase WNK9 isoform X2 → MCLIKYIRYRAFDEYEGIEVAWNQVKLYDFLQRPEDLERLYREIHLLKTLKHNNIMKFYSSWVDTANRNINFVTEMFTSGTLRQYRLKHKRVNTRAIKHWCRQILQGLLYLHSHDPPVIHRDLKCDNIFINGNQGEVKIGDLGLAAILRKSHAARCVGTPEFMAPEVYEEEYNELVDIYSFGMCILEMVTFEYPYSECTHPAQIYKKVISGKKPDALYKVKDLELRRFVEKCLATVSDRLSAWELLNDPFLQIDDFFYDFRMLNYQRDYDEIGSILKQPLLSARHSRTSSLANGYSNYLCYDHENGLDYHSVEYEGNEIDLFTSHEDDHLDNVDIKIKGRRSEDGTIFLKLRIADKEGLVRNIYFPFDIETDTASSVAAEMVSELDITDQDVTKIANMIDAQIILLVPDWKTGAGFEENFHESSSNYCQNCASDGALAGYLSSHKPGKNLQAPQCSKHGCGAIHGRFEEITYQVEWPDKCLTEGAPMCSSQSNGGQNPHTSRLSVNFGHEHEMSEQNNKDESNVRIDKENASDRNESKQELMWLKAKYEIQLRELGDEKIGVMVKHPSLDSHSGECKNDTWDEKSEVRLESFSSMKHAATFSSTISERKHDYESAYSLCSPMHMVTAKSFYLHRASSLPVDATDF, encoded by the exons ATGTGTTTAATAAAGTACATTCG TTACAGAGCTTTTGATGAGTATGAAGGGATTGAAGTAGCTTGGAACCAGGTGAAGCTCTACGATTTTCTACAGAGACCTGAAGATCTTGAGAGGCTTTATCGTGAAATCCATTTACTCAAGACTTTGAAACACAACAATATTATGAAATTCTACTCATCTTGGGTTGATACTGCCAATAGAAACATCAATTTTGTGACAGAAATGTTCACTTCTGGTACCCTCAGACA GTACAGGCTAAAGCATAAAAGGGTGAATACTAGAGCTATCAAGCACTGGTGTAGGCAGATTTTACAAGGGCTTCTTTATCTCCACAGTCATGATCCTCCTGTGATTCATAGAGATCTGAAATGCGACAACATTTTTATTAATGGGAATCAAGGTGAAGTCAAGATCGGTGATCTTGGATTAGCTGCAATCCTTCGGAAATCACATGCTGCTCGGTGTGTGG GAACACCGGAGTTCATGGCTCCTGAGGTATATGAAGAGGAATATAATGAATTAGTGGATATCTATTCGTTTGGAATGTGCATTTTGGAGATGGTAACCTTTGAGTATCCATATAGTGAATGCACTCATCCTGCTCAAATTTATAAGAAAGTGATCTCT GGGAAGAAACCGGATGCCCTTTACAAAGTTAAGGATCTTGAGTTACGGCGATTTGTTGAAAAGTGTTTAGCCACTGTGTCTGACCGGTTATCCGCGTGGGAACTTCTCAACGACCCTTTTCTCCAAAtcgatgattttttttatgattttaggATGTTGAATTATCAGAGAGATTATGATGAAATAGGTTCGATTTTAAAGCAACCCCTCTTGAGTGCTCGTCATAGCAGAACCAGTTCTCTAGCCAATGGTTACTCAAACTATCTTTGTTATGATCACGAAAATGGCTTGGATTACCACTCGGTTGAGTATGAAGGGAATGAGATAGATTTATTCACAAGTCATGAAGATGATCACTTGGATAATGTGGACATTAAAATCAAGGGGAGAAGGAGTGAAGATGGGACTATATTTTTGAAACTCAGAATTGCAGATAAAGAAG GTCTTGTCCGGAATATATACTTCCCTTTTGACATTGAAACTGATACAGCTTCGAGTGTTGCTGCTGAAATGGTTTCTGAGTTGGATATTACAGATCAAGATGTAACCAAGATTGCAAATATGATCGATGCACAAATAATTTTGTTGGTACCGGATTGGAAAACGGGTGCTGGATTTGAAGAAAATTTTCATGAAAGTAGTAGTAACTACTGTCAAAACTGTGCATCAGACGGTGCTCTAGCTGGCTATTTATCGTCCCACAAACCAGGAAAGAATCTGCAAGCTCCTCAATGTTCCAAGCACGGATGTGGAGCAATACATGGTCGTTTTGAAGAGATTACATACCAAGTTGAATGGCCGGACAAATGTCTTACAGAGGGTGCACCAATGTGTTCAAGCCAGTCGAATGGTGGGCAAAATCCTCACACATCCCGTTTATCTGTTAACTTTGGACATGAACATGAAATGTCAGAGCAAAATAACAAGGATGAATCAAATGTGAGAATCGACAAAGAGAATGCATCTGATAGGAATGAGAGTAAGCAGGAGTTAATGTGGCTTAAGGCCAAGTATGAGATACAGTTGAGGGAGCTTGGAGATGAGAAAATTGGGGTTATGGTCAAGCATCCGAGTTTGGATTCTCACTCAGGAGAATGCAAGAACGATACATGGGATGAGAAAAGTGAAGTTCGGCTTGAATCTTTTTCCTCAATGAAGCATGCTGCAACATTCTCATCAACAATTTCTGAAAGGAAACATGATTATGAGTCTGCCTACAGTTTATGTAGTCCGATGCACATGGTCACAGCTAAGAGTTTCTATCTCCACAGAGCCAGTTCTCTACCAGTTGATGCTACAGATTTCTAA